The following is a genomic window from Lycorma delicatula isolate Av1 chromosome 6, ASM4794821v1, whole genome shotgun sequence.
tttgacaCCAGAGTTACGTAAACAGCAGGAGATAGCATTTAAAAGTATAACTAGTAAACTGGATAGAGATATCCCTTTGGTTTGTGTCTGTGGAAATCATGATTGCGGTGACCAACCGAATTATAAAGCAGTTGAAATGTAAGCATGTctgttacattataattaattattttaatgtaggaTTTACTGATTCCaaccaatagaaataaaatgaatatttgctttttgttatatttattcagatttttacttctgcaaatcagtttttttatttcttgtcctattagtttaatttttgtgtagaactttaaaaaatgtgtcaaTAATTATGATGCTCGTAGAATCCatatcttttcaattttaaattaacaagcatcatttaaattttaatgatcgtTACTTGGGATTTTCATTCCAAAATTTGTTTAAGGAAGTCATTATTTCTGTCATTCTATTGATCAGCAAGCCCAACCTAAGAAACTGGGGAatatactgttaaatattatcatattgaaaaataaaatctagacagctgtaaagaaataaacaacAGCAATAAAAGTTTTGTTGTATTATGCACATCTAACTTTACTAAGTACAAACTTGATTAACTGATTTTCAAGTTGCTCATATCTATTTCAAAAGAAACAGATTCAGGAATCTGATGTTGATAAAGTTAGTGTTATTGGAATCAGCAGTGCAACATGAATTCAActgaaataatttgaaactaAAGTAAAATGATGGAGGACATAGATTTAAATCTATTCTATGAATTAAAATGGCAGGTGTAAGAACGGCTGTCATTTAAGTACAGTCTAGTTGAAATGCATTATGTAGTTGTAATTTCTTATTACTGTCTTGTTCACAAACTTAATACAATATTAGTGTTGTTCAGTTAAAATACTTTCCATTTGTTTATTGTGCAAAACAACACTGCTTAACATTCACAgtgattgataattttttttatataaacaaaaaatatgtcaaGTCTAACATGGTTTGatctgaaaaaacaaaacttttttttttatcatctcttCAATTATCACAAgacaacatatttatattaacattattttaagttttattaacgtTATAAAAGTTATTGCATTTAAGTATATCTTTTGGCAATCCTTATGTTCTTTTATTGTTTAGTAATGCTGTAAATATGATTGTATGCTTCTATATCTTGAATTTAAAAAGCATCAATGGAACATATAAATatgtttctataatttattactttctggCTAATGAtacaatattgtaaatatacataacaagccattgttttttattttacacttattgATCTCAACAAACAAGTCCTGGAGTTGGCTTCTacaattcagtaattaaaatagtatggtaattttaaatgtaccttaaattttgttattctttttttttttgtaaattcatctACTTAACCCAACAGTTTGGACcgatcatcgtaaatcagctgattttgaagtcaagacttctaagatttaaatcctagtaaaggtagttggTTTTAAATAGATTTGGGTATAAGattgtggataccgttgttctttgcttttgcggttggggttcaattaaccactagTCTCAGGAGTGATCGGCGTGAGTGTGTACTAgattataaatttccatttacttGCCAGACTGTGTATAGTTGCCTTAGCATCATTGCAGAGTTTTATTTATGTCACTATGCTGTGTTATTCTGAGCAAATTTGCTCATTTAATAGACCCTCATTTTGAGAGCGATGCATTATTGAGGACTGTTGCtgctattttgtataaaatattatgaagtacTATTACCTCAGGTAAAACTTAAGTCAATTCATCTACAAACCTTTACAACGGatcatctttatataaaaaaaaatattttaaagaatttgaaaacaaaagttttcGTTTGCTATTGGTGAATTGTCTACAGAAGGAAAATGGTTTCTTAAAATGTTCAGATAAAACaaggaataaaagtaaaaatagaacttaaagtaatgttttaaattaatatttattattcaatttgaaACATATTGCAATATAGTTCTGCAACCAAAcaagtttttgttaaattgtatgtGTCATAGATATTGCTATACAGTTTACTTgggtatgtaattttcatttgttttattgattttttttgtaatttattttgatgtttcagGTATCGTTCATCATTTGGTGATGACTATTTTTCATTTTGGTCAggaggtatattttttattgtaatcaattcACAGTATTATGTAGATGGAACATTAATTCCTGATCTTGTTAAAGAACAAGAGGAATGGTTGGATAAACAGTTTGATCTGTATCATTCTCATTGCCAGACTAATCAAGCTGATGGTAAAGAATGTATTGGGCCAGTATTGTTTCAACATGTACCATGGTTTCTTGATGACCCTTATGATAAAAATACAGGCTACTTTGCTATTCCTTATGAAACAAGAATCACTATGTTGGATAAACTTATCAATTGTGGTAAGCAGTAATAATTACTATCACACACTTTCTTTTGTAATGCATTTgtattttaacacttttggttAGGTTTAATCAGCCAAATTCCCTCATTTGGGGAAATAGTAAATGGGGGAATTAGTAAGTTCCCTGAAATGGGGGAAGTAGTAAGGACTGGATCACGGGGTCCAGTCCTAAAAATGCATCTTTGATTGTAAATGTATGCTTTATTCATTTGCCTTAATTGTTTAAAGTGACTATTGTTGTTAGTTTCTAACAGCAGGCTGCTctcagtatctttttttttaaaacagttttcagaAGAGTACATATTCtcaacttattttattcttttttatgtcaAGTGTTAATGTTCATAAAATGCACAATTTTTTTACACTATGTTAAATTATGTGCTGATTTTGTCAGATaacttatatgaatatttatttaaacaataaattaattgtttacatagatgatttgtagatatttaaaactctttttgTTAACAGAGTTTAAGACTGGATTATTTTGACACCTTACATTctaatactcaaaatattttaatgtacaaatttGGTAAAGTCAGCtagaaaagtaaagataaaaaaaataatattcattccaTTATTCCAGATATTAGCAGTTACTTTATGCTATATCTctggatttgttttatttttcacaaaatgaaGGTTACTTATCTTATGGTTCTGGCAAGCAGTGTTTATTATAAGTGGTGTTTTATGTAGTCAAGAAAAATGGAGAAAAGGTACaagaacgtttttttttgttcaccagATATTTTAATCATTAGGATTACCTTAACCCAATATATATTGCTGTATACTAAATGCAGAAcataatataagatatatataagatataatatacatattatttacagTACCACTAagtattacatcattattttgtttacaccaaacataaataattataacattagaAAACCCCATAATTATATTTGCTTCCTGTTACTAGGATCATCCTACACATAAGGGGTTGATGACCCATGGCTGGTCTCCCAGATTGGCAGGATATAATAACACTGAGTTGATGTACTTAACtttagataaaagtaaataacatttaatgtgGGATGGAGGTATTCACTGAACCCCCACTTCAATTCCATCCGATAAATCCCAGAACCTTCAGCTCATTACTACAGTAgataaagaaaatgattaaaaattgttaacatctTAATACATTTTGACAGTTATATGAAATGGTTTCAACACGTACCTATTCCTACAGTTGAATAGtgaattttaattcatgtttATAATGCTACACGATTAACTTGATGGTTCTGACTCTaatactctttttatttattatgcttgCAGGTGTGAAGTATGTGTTTAGTGGTCATTTACATAGTAACAGTGGTGGTTCTTATAAAGGTTTAGAAGTAATTGTTACATCAGCCATAGGGGGACAAATAAAGAGAGAAGGGTCACCTGAATATAAATCAGGAGTGAGAATTGTGAAAGtcagcaaaaataatttaaaacataaatattatgctATTGAAGAATTACCTGTGAATGTAAATGCTTGTACTGAAGATTAATGCCTCAATACTTTACGATAATAAAGACTGTAccatgtgaattttttaatatttgtattgtaatatgtttatttacaatttcatttttttaactttaaactgtGAATTATATTAGCCTTTGAAAgatgttaaatatgtaataattattgataatattatacagcaaaatatatttaatttttcaagtcttTTTTCCTTATATGAGTGTCTTTAATATTTTGAGCATCAACATGTAGAGATACCATACTGAACTCTCCCAATGGGGATTCATGCAATGTTGACGAATCAAAtatcttgttatattttataatgctgttttactgattattttataatctgttgtCACTCGAAATGCTTTTCTCAGTGCTgctgtgaaataatttataattatctcacttcattaatttttaatgtgatcATATTACCTTATGGTTTCAGTATTTCTTGCAAGTGTTTAGTGTTTATCtttgttcttttatataaaaaacatttattttaatttcttcttttgaaaTAGAGAAAGCTGAGTAtactacagaatttttatttttattttaataatgcaacattacataaaaaatatagagcattgtaaaattacattcataaagtaaaaatacaaatattccaaaaataatgatgtttatttttcatcttttgataatatttactttgataattaagaataaaactacTTCAACTTCTATTATCACTACAATCACATGTTTAGTTAActaaaaacttatgttttattcaatgtaaataaCTAACCTGGATGGAGGGAGGCTGCCCAACTTCACATGACAGACGGGGTGCCTCAGGGCTCGGTTCTGGGGCCCCTCCTCTGGAATGTGGTGTACAATGAAGTCCTCATATTGGAGTACCCTGGAGACAGAAGTTGTGGCATATGCCAATGCCTAGTGCTCCTAGTATCAGGAGCCAATGAAGGCAATGTGGTAGAGGGGAAGTGCTGCCATTAGAGTCGCCAGTGGACAAGGACCTACGGCTGGCACTGG
Proteins encoded in this region:
- the LOC142326164 gene encoding serine/threonine-protein phosphatase CPPED1-like isoform X2, whose product is MNDFNKDQNIQPTEWKILTSHHKHVSFNEVVEKQWIGEFYFVQGADTQFGLIDRYLLNLEEPNWDKEIALTEETIRRINKMRPKPNFLVICGDLCDAIPDLTPELRKQQEIAFKSITSKLDRDIPLVCVCGNHDCGDQPNYKAVEMYRSSFGDDYFSFWSGGIFFIVINSQYYVDGTLIPDLVKEQEEWLDKQFDLYHSHCQTNQADGKECIGPVLFQHVPWFLDDPYDKNTGYFAIPYETRITMLDKLINCGVKYVFSGHLHSNSGGSYKGLEVIVTSAIGGQIKREGSPEYKSGVRIVKVSKNNLKHKYYAIEELPVNVNACTED
- the LOC142326164 gene encoding serine/threonine-protein phosphatase CPPED1-like isoform X1; this encodes MTILPKCKHISCFSFAEFKLFILLTINLYNMNDFNKDQNIQPTEWKILTSHHKHVSFNEVVEKQWIGEFYFVQGADTQFGLIDRYLLNLEEPNWDKEIALTEETIRRINKMRPKPNFLVICGDLCDAIPDLTPELRKQQEIAFKSITSKLDRDIPLVCVCGNHDCGDQPNYKAVEMYRSSFGDDYFSFWSGGIFFIVINSQYYVDGTLIPDLVKEQEEWLDKQFDLYHSHCQTNQADGKECIGPVLFQHVPWFLDDPYDKNTGYFAIPYETRITMLDKLINCGVKYVFSGHLHSNSGGSYKGLEVIVTSAIGGQIKREGSPEYKSGVRIVKVSKNNLKHKYYAIEELPVNVNACTED